CGATTGACAGTATCGACAGCGGTGTGTAGCACGGTAACAAATGGGTAACAAAATCGGGTGCCATGCACACATTCGCGACACTATTTACGCTGTGGGCGATGAGTGAATTTACCAGCAAGAACACAAATCGATCAAACTGATTTTATTTTGACCTGTCGTACTGGACTATGCAGTAGTTGTATTCATCCCTGTCCGACGCCGGGTAACACTCGCGCGAAGTCTCGCTCCAGTTTTCATCCAGCGCCGGGAAGAAAGCGTCGCCCTCGACTTCGGCATCCACCTCGGTCAGGTACAGACGCGCAGCCAGCGGCAGCGCCTGGCGATAAATCTGCCCGCCACCGATCACCATGATCTCGGTGATGCCGGTGCCCGCCGCCGAGCGCCGGGCCATTTCCACGGCGGCCTCCAGAGACGACGCACAGGTTACCCCATCGGCGCGCCAATGGGGATTGCGCGTGATCACAATATTCTCGCGTCCCGGCAGCGGGCGGCCGATGGACTCGAAAGTGTGGCGCCCCATAAGCACAGGTTTCCCCAAAGTGGTGCGCTTGAAGAACTTTAGATCGCCGGAAATGCGCCACGGCAGGCCATTGTCGCGGCCGATTGCACCATTGCGGGCCACGGCCGCGATCAGGGCAATGGGAGTGTCTTGCTTCATTTATACAGCCACCGGTGCGGGGATATGCGGATGGGCCTGGTAGCCGCGCAGCTCGAAATCCTCGAAGCGGAACGCAAACAGGTCGGAGACTTCCGGGTTCAGGTGCATCTGCGGCAGCGGCAATGGCTCGCGGGACAGCTGCTCCTCCACCTGTTCCATATGGTTGGAGTACAGGTGGGCGTCGCCGAAGGTGTGGATAAAGTCCCCCGGCTCGAGGCCGCACACCTGTGCCAGCATCAACGTGAGCAGGCTGTAGGAGGCGATATTGAACGGTACGCCGAGGAAGATATCCGCACTGCGCTGGTACAGCTGGCAGGACAGCTTGCCGTCGGCCACATAGAACTGGAACAGCGCGTGGCAGGGCGCCAGCGCCATGCGCCCGGCGGCGGCGTTGTCCGCCGGCGATACGCCCTCGTCGGGCAGGTCGGCGGGATTCCAGGCGCTGATAATCAGGCGGCGCGAATCCGGGCGGGTCTTCAGCTGCTCGACAAGCTGGCTGATCTGGTCGATATGACGACCGCCCGGCGCCGGCCAGGAACGCCACTGATAGCCGTATACCGGCCCCAGGTCACCGTTGTCATCGGCCCACTCATCCCAGATGCGCACACCGTTTTCCTTCAGGTAGGCGATATTGGTATCGCCCTTCAGGAACCACAGCAGCTCGTGCACGATCGAGCGCAGGTGGCACTTTTTGGTCGTGATCAGCGGGAAGCCGGCGGCCAGGTCGAAGCGCATCTGGTAGCCGAACACGCTCAGGGTGCCGGTGCCGGTGCGGTCGCTCTTGCGGGTGCCGTTGTCGCGCACGTGGCGCATCAGGTCGAGGTATTGCTTCATTTAACGCACCCCACTCTTCGCCTGTTTTTTCGACTGTTCTGCCGCGGCGTCACCGCCGCGCCCCTTGGGCAGCGGCTGGGTGCGGTAGCTCCACACCAGGATGGCGATACCGGCAGCGATCATTGGCAGGCACAGCTCCTGGCCGCGGGTCATCCAGCCGAACCACTCATAGCCGATCTGCGCGTCCGGCTGGCGCACGAACTCCACAGAGAAGCGGAAAATGCCGTACAACAGCAGGAACAGGCCACCCACCGCCAGCCGCGGACGCGGCTTGCGCGAGAACCACCAGAGCGCGCAGAACAGTACCAGGCCCTCGAGGGTCGCCTGGTACAGCTGCGACGGGTGGCGCACCAGCTGCTCGGGATCCCGCGGGAACACCATGCCCCAGGGCACATCGGTGGGCCGCCCCCACAGTTCGCCGCCGATAAAGTTGCCGATACGCCCCAGGCCGAGGCCAATGGGCACCAGTGGCGCGACAAAATCGATCAGTGCCGGGAAGGTAGTGCCGACCTTGCGCGCGTACACGGCTGCCGCCACCATGACCCCGACCAGGCCGCCGTGGAAGCTCATGCCGCCCTCCCATACGCGCAACAGCGACAGCGGCTCCGCCACCAGTTGCGGGAAGTCGTAGAAGAACATGTAGCCGAGACGCCCGCCCACGACCACACCGATGGCGCAGTAGAGAATCATATCCTCCACCTCGGACTTGATCACCGGCGACCAGGGCTTGGCCGCGCGCCGCAGCGCGAGCCGCCAGGCAGCCAGGAAGCCCAGCAGGTACATAATCCCGTACCAGTGGATCTGCGGGTGGACCACCTTGTCGATAAACGGGATGGTATAGGTCCCTAGATCAATCGCCACGGGGTCGATTTGCGGGTATGTCAGCATAAAAAATTCACAACAGTTGGTGAGCACAGTTTATTAAGGCGGCGCCAAAATAGAGCACAAACACGCTATTTTGATGTCGCCCGAGCAATTCGGGTACTGGCGAATAATCGCCCCGCCCCGAACGCGTGCACCGGCCGCAATCGACCTTGGCCCAGATTGCGGCCGGGTTACTATAAGGCACAGGAGTTTACCAGTTTCCACGGCCCGGGGTGACCGGCTGCGCCACTTCGCGGGTCGCACCGGCCTTTGGCCGCCAAATAAGTGACCATCGAATATGTGCCTGGTTCTATTCGCTTACCGCAGCCACCCACTTTACCCACTGCTGCTGATCGCCAACCGCGACGAGTTCTACCGGCGCGCCAGCGCCCCCGCCGCGCCCTGGCCCGGTGAAAACTTGGTAGCCGGGCGTGATCTGGAGGGCGGTGGTACCTGGGCCGGCATTGCCCGCGGCCGTGCGGCGGCCGTCACCAACGTGCGCGAACCCGGTCGGCCGGAGCCACATCTGGCGCTGTCGCGCGGCGACATCCCGCGCGACTTTCTCACCGGCGAATCCACCCCGGAAGACTATGCCGCCGGCCTGGACGGCCCGCGCTACCGCGGCTTCAATACGCTGCTGTTCCAGCTCGGCGCCGAGCGCGAACTGGTGTGCGCCGGCAACCGCCACCGCCCCTTCACTGTCGAGCCCGGTATCCATGGGATCTCCAACGGTGCCCCGGACGCGCCCTGGCCCAAAGTGCGCAGAGGCCGCGAGGGCCTGGCGCAGCTGTTGCGCGACGCCGGCGAGCAGATCGACGAGCGCGGTTTCGTGCTGCCGGCCCTGGCGCTGCTGCGCGACGACCGCCCCGCCCCCGCCGCCGACCTGCCGCACACCGGTGTCAGCGCGGCACTGGAGCTGGCGCTGTCGCCGCTGTTTATCCACATCGAGCCCGAAGACTTTGCCCAGGCATCCACCGCCGACCAGCCCGGCGGTTACGGCACCCGCGCCAGCACCGTGATCGCCGTGGACCACCGCGGCCGCAGCCAGCTGTGGGAACAAAGCTACCACCGCGGCCGCGCGAACGGACCGCTGCGTCATTTCACGCTCGCTTGAGGCCCGCCTCCGCGAACAGCAGCACCCCCAGCAGCCCCCCCCGGTCACAGATTTTTCCCCCGCGTAAGGTCAAATGAAATCTACGCCAAGCAAAATTTGCATTTGTTGCCATACTTAATTTCACAGACAGGCATTGGTTGAGTTACGCGCAAGGTGACCGCCACCGCCGTCTATATAAGGAAGGTCGCGCGGGACGCATGACACAGGTGAGCCGTCGATAGATTCGACGAACAACAGGATCGGCTCGCCGCAGGTTGGGAAGGTATGAACGATCTGGCGTCCGGCAACAGGCCACTGATGGCAAACCGGGCCCCTGCAGTATCGCTGAGGTACCATGTCTTATTTCAACCCTGAGCGCCGCAAACGCAAATCTCTGCTGCCGCTACTGCTGCTCGGCAGCCTGTGTGTGTTTGCCCTCTACTACGCCTTTAGTGCCAACCAGAAAACCGTACCGGTGCTGCCGGAAAACGCCGTGCGCCCGCACCTGGTACGCTGGCTGGAGAAAGCCCCGGAAAGCTGGCCGGCCCAGGACCCGATATTCAACCCGGCCGCGGTACGCCGCATCTACGAGCGCACCGACTACCGGCTGCTGTGGTTCGACAATTACAGCCTCAGCGACACCGCCAACGACCTGCTCAAGCAGCTCACCGCTTCCAGCTCCGGCAACCCCAGCAGCATGGTCGACTACCGCTACCACCTCGGCTACTTCGACCGCACCCTGCGCGACAC
This region of Microbulbifer sp. SAOS-129_SWC genomic DNA includes:
- a CDS encoding thymidylate synthase translates to MKQYLDLMRHVRDNGTRKSDRTGTGTLSVFGYQMRFDLAAGFPLITTKKCHLRSIVHELLWFLKGDTNIAYLKENGVRIWDEWADDNGDLGPVYGYQWRSWPAPGGRHIDQISQLVEQLKTRPDSRRLIISAWNPADLPDEGVSPADNAAAGRMALAPCHALFQFYVADGKLSCQLYQRSADIFLGVPFNIASYSLLTLMLAQVCGLEPGDFIHTFGDAHLYSNHMEQVEEQLSREPLPLPQMHLNPEVSDLFAFRFEDFELRGYQAHPHIPAPVAV
- a CDS encoding dihydrofolate reductase produces the protein MKQDTPIALIAAVARNGAIGRDNGLPWRISGDLKFFKRTTLGKPVLMGRHTFESIGRPLPGRENIVITRNPHWRADGVTCASSLEAAVEMARRSAAGTGITEIMVIGGGQIYRQALPLAARLYLTEVDAEVEGDAFFPALDENWSETSRECYPASDRDEYNYCIVQYDRSK
- a CDS encoding NRDE family protein, whose translation is MCLVLFAYRSHPLYPLLLIANRDEFYRRASAPAAPWPGENLVAGRDLEGGGTWAGIARGRAAAVTNVREPGRPEPHLALSRGDIPRDFLTGESTPEDYAAGLDGPRYRGFNTLLFQLGAERELVCAGNRHRPFTVEPGIHGISNGAPDAPWPKVRRGREGLAQLLRDAGEQIDERGFVLPALALLRDDRPAPAADLPHTGVSAALELALSPLFIHIEPEDFAQASTADQPGGYGTRASTVIAVDHRGRSQLWEQSYHRGRANGPLRHFTLA
- the lgt gene encoding prolipoprotein diacylglyceryl transferase, coding for MLTYPQIDPVAIDLGTYTIPFIDKVVHPQIHWYGIMYLLGFLAAWRLALRRAAKPWSPVIKSEVEDMILYCAIGVVVGGRLGYMFFYDFPQLVAEPLSLLRVWEGGMSFHGGLVGVMVAAAVYARKVGTTFPALIDFVAPLVPIGLGLGRIGNFIGGELWGRPTDVPWGMVFPRDPEQLVRHPSQLYQATLEGLVLFCALWWFSRKPRPRLAVGGLFLLLYGIFRFSVEFVRQPDAQIGYEWFGWMTRGQELCLPMIAAGIAILVWSYRTQPLPKGRGGDAAAEQSKKQAKSGVR